In Helicobacter ibis, one genomic interval encodes:
- a CDS encoding anaerobic C4-dicarboxylate transporter translates to MDLLVNLSEGTQFTIQIVVVLICLFYGAKKGGIALGLLGGIGLLVLAFGFAVKPGKPAIDVMLTILAVVVASATLQASGGLDVMLQIAEKILRRNPKFLTILAPFVTTFLTILCGTGHVVYTMMPIIYDIAIKNGIRPERPMAASSISSQMGIIASPVSVAVVSLTALLLNSNHPLAGFDGYIDLLKITIPSTLFGVLCVGIYSWFRGKDLDKDEEFQAKLKDEEFKKYVYGDSKTLLGEKLPAKQWLAMWIFLAAIVIVALLGAFPNLRPEFDGKAMSMVSVIQIFMLLAGSALLIFTDVDAGKIGKNEIFRSGMIALVAVFGISWMADTMFAVHTPMMKEALGGIVQHYPWTYAIMLLLISKFVNSQAAAIAAFVPLALGIGVHPAVIVAFAPACYGYYILPTYPSDLATIQFDRSGTTKIGKFVINHSFILPGLIGVFSSCVFGYIIAGIAGYL, encoded by the coding sequence ATGGATTTATTAGTAAATTTAAGTGAAGGGACGCAATTTACAATACAAATTGTAGTCGTGCTTATTTGTTTATTTTATGGAGCAAAGAAGGGTGGTATTGCACTTGGATTGCTTGGTGGTATAGGTTTATTAGTTCTTGCATTTGGTTTTGCGGTTAAACCGGGAAAACCTGCAATTGATGTTATGCTTACAATTTTAGCAGTTGTTGTTGCTAGTGCTACTTTACAAGCTAGTGGTGGATTAGATGTAATGCTACAAATAGCAGAAAAGATTCTAAGAAGAAATCCAAAATTTCTTACAATCCTAGCACCATTTGTTACTACATTTTTAACTATTCTTTGCGGAACTGGACATGTTGTTTATACAATGATGCCAATTATTTATGATATTGCTATTAAAAATGGTATAAGACCGGAAAGACCTATGGCAGCCTCATCAATATCATCTCAAATGGGCATTATTGCTTCACCTGTATCAGTAGCAGTTGTATCATTAACAGCATTATTATTAAATTCAAATCACCCATTAGCTGGATTTGATGGATATATTGATTTATTAAAAATTACAATTCCATCTACATTGTTTGGTGTATTATGTGTTGGAATCTATTCTTGGTTTAGAGGTAAAGACTTAGACAAAGATGAAGAATTCCAAGCAAAATTAAAAGATGAAGAATTTAAAAAATATGTGTATGGAGATTCTAAAACTCTTCTTGGAGAAAAATTACCTGCAAAACAATGGCTTGCTATGTGGATATTTTTAGCTGCTATTGTTATTGTTGCATTACTTGGTGCTTTCCCAAATTTAAGACCCGAGTTTGATGGTAAAGCTATGAGTATGGTTTCTGTAATACAGATATTCATGCTTTTAGCTGGATCTGCACTATTAATTTTTACAGATGTAGATGCTGGAAAAATAGGAAAAAATGAAATTTTTAGATCAGGTATGATAGCTCTTGTTGCAGTATTTGGAATCTCATGGATGGCTGATACAATGTTTGCAGTGCACACTCCAATGATGAAAGAAGCATTAGGAGGGATAGTGCAACATTATCCATGGACATATGCAATCATGCTTCTACTTATTTCAAAATTTGTTAATTCTCAAGCTGCTGCTATTGCTGCATTTGTGCCATTAGCACTTGGTATTGGGGTGCATCCTGCTGTGATTGTTGCTTTTGCACCTGCTTGTTATGGCTATTATATATTGCCAACTTATCCTAGTGACCTTGCTACGATTCAATTTGATAGATCTGGCACTACAAAAATAGGTAAATTTGTAATTAATCATAGTTTTATATTACCTGGACTTATAGGAGTATTTAGCTCTTGTGTATTTGGATATATTATAGCTGGCATTGCTGGATATCTATAA
- the plsY gene encoding glycerol-3-phosphate 1-O-acyltransferase PlsY, with product MALLGFVIDFFTSINGIFYLIAYLFGGIPFGLIYGKIFGKINITEHGSGSIGATNVLRVLKETKPEIAKKIAILTIISDALKGIIIIAIARYLGLTYEAQWFIALLAVLGHCYSPFLRFEGGKGVATGVGVIAMFLPLEALIGLVTWFIVGKILKISSIASLFGVLIGVSSSFIIHPEVPYIETHTPLVIIAFIIFYKHIPNIVRLIQKKESKII from the coding sequence ATGGCTTTATTAGGATTCGTTATCGATTTTTTTACTAGCATTAATGGAATCTTCTATCTAATAGCATATCTTTTTGGTGGGATTCCATTTGGTTTGATATATGGCAAAATATTTGGAAAAATAAATATAACAGAACATGGCAGTGGTAGTATAGGAGCTACAAATGTTTTAAGAGTATTAAAAGAAACAAAACCAGAAATCGCAAAAAAAATAGCAATACTCACTATAATAAGTGATGCACTAAAGGGAATAATAATAATTGCAATAGCACGATATTTGGGACTTACTTACGAAGCTCAATGGTTTATAGCACTATTAGCTGTTCTTGGACATTGTTATTCACCATTTTTGAGATTCGAAGGTGGTAAGGGTGTGGCTACTGGAGTTGGTGTTATTGCTATGTTTTTACCGCTAGAAGCATTAATTGGACTTGTAACTTGGTTTATAGTTGGTAAAATACTAAAAATATCCTCTATAGCTTCATTATTTGGTGTATTAATTGGTGTTAGCTCTAGTTTTATAATCCACCCTGAAGTGCCATATATAGAAACTCACACTCCTTTAGTAATAATAGCTTTTATAATATTTTATAAACATATACCAAATATAGTAAGATTAATACAAAAAAAAGAAAGTAAAATAATATAA
- the rlmN gene encoding 23S rRNA (adenine(2503)-C(2))-methyltransferase RlmN has product MPNEKKNIFSLTLQELEESLSKFHKFRAKQIYNWLYTKYEDNFDNMLNLPKELREYLKENFTTKLVDMVKFEESKDGSVKYLFRTKDNYTYESVFLKMKEDKYTLCLSSQIGCKVGCSFCLTAKGGFIRNLDSGEMVYQVFFIKKIQNIPSNKAVNIVYMGMGEPLDNLENTKKCIEILKDNNGLDISVRRQTISTSGLAPKIKKLGELNLGVQLAISLHAVDDELRTELMPINKAYNIESIINEIANFPIDNRKRVMFEYLMIDGLNDGLDSAKKLVALLNKIKAKVNLIYFNPHEGSKYKRPSKEKVESFREYLLKKGLLCTIRESKGLDISAACGQLREREKTL; this is encoded by the coding sequence ATGCCAAATGAAAAGAAAAATATATTTTCTCTCACATTACAAGAGCTAGAAGAATCTCTATCAAAATTCCATAAATTTCGTGCGAAGCAAATTTATAATTGGCTATATACAAAATATGAAGACAACTTTGATAATATGCTAAACCTCCCAAAAGAACTAAGAGAGTATTTAAAAGAAAATTTCACTACTAAATTAGTAGATATGGTGAAGTTTGAAGAAAGTAAAGATGGTAGCGTTAAATATCTCTTTAGAACTAAAGATAATTATACATATGAATCTGTATTTCTAAAAATGAAAGAAGATAAATACACCCTATGTCTATCATCGCAAATAGGCTGTAAAGTTGGTTGTAGCTTTTGTCTAACTGCTAAAGGTGGGTTTATTAGGAATCTAGATTCTGGAGAAATGGTATATCAAGTATTCTTTATAAAAAAGATTCAAAATATTCCTAGCAACAAAGCAGTAAATATAGTCTATATGGGTATGGGCGAACCACTAGATAATTTAGAAAATACAAAAAAATGTATAGAGATTCTAAAGGATAATAATGGGCTTGATATTTCTGTAAGAAGACAAACAATCTCTACAAGCGGACTAGCTCCAAAAATTAAAAAACTTGGTGAGTTAAATTTAGGTGTGCAACTAGCAATATCACTACATGCCGTAGATGATGAACTAAGAACAGAACTAATGCCAATAAACAAAGCATATAATATAGAATCTATAATAAATGAAATAGCAAACTTTCCAATAGATAATAGAAAAAGGGTTATGTTTGAATATCTAATGATTGATGGTTTAAATGATGGATTAGATAGTGCTAAAAAATTAGTAGCATTACTAAATAAGATAAAAGCTAAAGTTAATCTAATATATTTCAATCCTCATGAAGGTAGCAAATACAAACGCCCAAGTAAAGAAAAGGTTGAATCTTTTAGAGAATATTTACTAAAAAAAGGACTTCTATGCACTATTAGAGAAAGCAAGGGACTAGATATATCAGCTGCATGCGGACAACTAAGAGAAAGAGAAAAAACACTATAA
- a CDS encoding phosphorylase family protein — translation MIYCAGNIESFAFAKPIGVGLVNSAINLVRSIMHDKPEEIVFIGSCGAYDNSAKLLDIFESQSASNIELSFLTSDSYTPTDNYITLENVSHETKELLNIVNCSNYISTNQNLAQKLFKMGIRYENMEFFSILSVAKEFSIPALGIFCITNHIHKDSHKEFLNNHKQAMKNLEEYIRSKNAK, via the coding sequence ATGATTTATTGTGCTGGTAATATCGAAAGTTTTGCATTTGCAAAGCCCATTGGAGTAGGATTAGTAAATAGTGCTATAAATCTTGTCCGATCTATAATGCATGATAAGCCAGAAGAAATAGTATTTATAGGAAGCTGTGGGGCTTATGATAATAGTGCTAAGTTATTAGATATATTTGAATCCCAAAGTGCTAGTAATATAGAGTTATCATTTTTAACTTCAGATTCATACACACCAACTGATAACTATATCACATTAGAAAATGTTTCACATGAAACAAAAGAACTCCTAAACATAGTAAATTGCAGTAATTACATAAGCACCAATCAAAACCTAGCACAAAAATTATTTAAAATGGGTATCAGATACGAAAATATGGAGTTTTTTAGCATTCTATCTGTGGCTAAGGAATTTAGCATTCCAGCATTAGGGATATTTTGTATAACAAATCATATACATAAAGATTCGCACAAAGAATTCCTAAACAATCACAAACAAGCAATGAAAAATTTAGAAGAATACATAAGGTCAAAAAATGCCAAATGA
- a CDS encoding RNA-binding S4 domain-containing protein has protein sequence MRVDKFLNAVNITKRRTIAQDMIENSVVKIDGIAIKASRNVKVGDIIEIAFLEKSRFYEVLKIPETKTIKKNESHLYYREKL, from the coding sequence GTGAGAGTTGATAAGTTTTTAAATGCTGTAAATATAACTAAAAGAAGAACAATAGCACAAGATATGATAGAAAATAGCGTAGTAAAGATAGATGGTATAGCTATAAAAGCTAGTAGAAATGTGAAAGTTGGAGATATAATTGAAATTGCATTTTTAGAGAAATCTAGATTCTATGAAGTGCTAAAAATCCCAGAAACAAAAACAATAAAGAAAAATGAATCTCATCTATATTATAGAGAGAAGCTATGA
- a CDS encoding argininosuccinate synthase, with the protein MKEIKKVVLAYSGGLDTSVILKWLGDTYNCEVVTFTADIGQGEEVEPARAKAQKLGIKSENIFIEDLREEFIRDFVFPMFRGNTIYEGEYLLGTSIARPLIAKRLVEIAKKVGADAISHGATGKGNDQVRFEIGAYALNPDIKVIAPWREWDLNSREKLLDYAEKAGIEIEKKKNKSPYSMDANLLHISYEGQILEDPNVAPEEDMWRWSVSPKNAPDKPTIITIEFKNGDGVAINGEKLSPAEFWARLNKLGGENGIGRLDLVENRYVGMKSRGCYETPGGTIYLKAHRAIESLCLDREEAHLKDSLMPKYAELIYNGYWFSPEREALQALIDKTQEKVEGIVRLELYKGNVTILGRESKKSLFNAAYSTFEEDSVYNQKDAAGFIKLNALRFIIAGKAR; encoded by the coding sequence ATGAAAGAGATTAAAAAAGTAGTTTTAGCATATAGCGGGGGGCTTGATACAAGCGTGATTTTAAAGTGGCTTGGTGATACTTATAATTGTGAGGTAGTAACATTTACAGCAGACATCGGACAAGGAGAAGAGGTAGAGCCTGCAAGAGCAAAGGCACAGAAGCTCGGCATAAAGAGTGAAAATATCTTTATTGAAGATTTGAGGGAAGAATTTATTAGAGATTTTGTGTTTCCTATGTTTAGGGGAAACACCATTTATGAAGGAGAATATTTACTTGGCACGAGCATCGCACGACCACTTATAGCAAAAAGACTAGTTGAAATTGCCAAAAAAGTAGGTGCTGATGCAATCTCTCATGGTGCCACAGGCAAGGGAAATGATCAAGTGCGATTTGAAATAGGTGCATATGCACTAAACCCAGATATTAAAGTCATCGCTCCTTGGAGAGAATGGGATTTAAACAGCCGTGAAAAGCTCCTAGACTATGCAGAAAAAGCAGGAATAGAGATAGAAAAGAAAAAGAATAAATCTCCTTATTCAATGGACGCAAATTTGCTTCACATCAGCTATGAAGGGCAGATATTAGAAGATCCAAATGTCGCTCCTGAAGAGGATATGTGGAGATGGTCTGTAAGCCCTAAAAATGCACCCGATAAGCCTACAATTATCACGATAGAGTTTAAAAATGGCGATGGTGTGGCAATCAATGGAGAGAAGCTAAGTCCAGCAGAGTTTTGGGCAAGACTAAATAAGCTTGGTGGTGAGAATGGAATCGGACGCCTTGACTTAGTAGAAAATCGCTATGTGGGAATGAAATCTCGTGGCTGCTATGAAACTCCGGGTGGCACAATCTATCTAAAAGCACATCGTGCAATAGAATCTCTATGTCTTGATAGAGAGGAAGCACATTTAAAAGATTCTCTAATGCCAAAATATGCCGAGCTTATTTATAATGGATATTGGTTTAGCCCAGAGCGAGAGGCACTACAAGCACTCATTGATAAAACGCAAGAAAAAGTTGAGGGTATAGTAAGACTAGAGTTATATAAAGGTAATGTAACAATTCTAGGGCGTGAATCTAAAAAATCCCTCTTTAATGCTGCATATAGCACCTTTGAAGAAGATTCTGTCTATAACCAAAAAGATGCTGCAGGATTTATAAAGTTAAATGCGTTGAGGTTTATAATTGCGGGGAAAGCAAGATAG
- a CDS encoding DNA adenine methylase codes for MTLLKNYADCLFNDFLFTKEIFLKNLKGKSLTYKRYTKSPLRYGGGKSLAVGMIIENFPNNVKRVVSPFIGGGSLEVACALELNLEVLAFDIFDILVNFWQVLNKDSKALYESLEKLEPTKETYEKIKDELKLYWNERHKNPQNKPQINLDSITLARDYYFNFNLSYGPGFLGWMSKIYEDKNRYLNTLEKIKNFKTQNLKVECKSFEKVFREYPNDFFYCDPPYFLEGDSKMFKGIYPMRNFPIHHNDFNHELLAECLKNHKGKFILSYNDCEFVREAYKDFKILEPKWQYTMGQGEIRIGKNRIERGDDNNIKQSHELLIIKE; via the coding sequence TTGACTTTATTAAAAAATTATGCAGATTGTCTATTTAATGATTTTTTATTTACTAAAGAAATTTTTTTAAAAAATTTAAAAGGTAAAAGCTTAACTTATAAACGCTACACAAAAAGCCCACTGCGTTATGGTGGGGGTAAATCTTTAGCCGTTGGGATGATAATAGAGAATTTTCCAAATAATGTAAAGCGTGTAGTTAGCCCATTTATTGGTGGGGGTAGTTTAGAAGTAGCGTGTGCTTTGGAATTAAATTTAGAGGTTTTAGCCTTTGATATTTTTGATATTTTGGTTAATTTTTGGCAGGTGTTAAATAAAGATTCTAAAGCACTTTATGAATCCTTGGAGAAGTTAGAACCGACAAAAGAAACCTATGAAAAAATTAAAGATGAACTAAAACTTTATTGGAATGAAAGGCATAAAAATCCACAAAATAAGCCTCAAATTAATCTAGATTCTATCACTCTTGCAAGAGATTATTATTTTAATTTTAATCTTAGTTATGGTCCTGGATTTCTAGGATGGATGAGCAAGATTTATGAAGATAAAAATCGCTATTTAAACACCTTAGAAAAAATTAAAAACTTCAAAACACAAAATCTAAAAGTAGAATGTAAAAGTTTTGAAAAAGTTTTTAGAGAATATCCAAACGACTTTTTCTATTGTGATCCGCCTTATTTCTTAGAAGGAGATTCTAAGATGTTTAAAGGAATCTATCCTATGAGAAATTTTCCTATTCATCATAATGACTTTAATCACGAACTTTTGGCAGAGTGTTTAAAGAATCACAAAGGAAAATTTATTTTAAGCTACAATGATTGTGAATTTGTGCGAGAAGCCTATAAAGACTTTAAGATTCTAGAGCCAAAATGGCAATACACAATGGGACAAGGTGAGATTAGAATCGGTAAAAATCGCATAGAACGAGGTGATGATAATAATATAAAGCAAAGCCACGAGCTTTTAATTATAAAGGAGTAA
- a CDS encoding GIY-YIG nuclease family protein — protein sequence MKISEVKTAFKIADVEFVEGSTKLNFNYLKELKNENGEPLPQKILTDNVARVYLIVVNGEIKKIGGIKSTLEIYRDGGVKGRPSIRSFGVWYFLYYTILEGAKIEFYMIYQENFEKEIKGLFGTKLVQNAYISYKLIEQCCIDDYLKEENGKYPEWNVQEQGMDWPLEIKNEHATLQQNAQNREKKVNRKEVKR from the coding sequence ATGAAAATAAGTGAGGTAAAAACTGCTTTTAAAATCGCTGATGTTGAGTTTGTAGAGGGTAGCACAAAACTTAATTTTAATTATTTAAAAGAGCTAAAAAATGAAAATGGTGAGCCACTACCACAAAAGATTCTAACTGATAATGTAGCTAGGGTATATTTAATTGTTGTTAATGGAGAGATTAAGAAAATTGGAGGAATTAAAAGCACTTTAGAGATTTATAGAGATGGTGGAGTAAAAGGGCGTCCTAGCATACGCAGTTTTGGTGTGTGGTATTTTTTGTATTATACGATTTTAGAGGGTGCAAAAATAGAATTTTATATGATTTACCAAGAAAATTTTGAAAAAGAAATTAAAGGTTTATTTGGAACTAAATTAGTGCAAAATGCGTATATTTCATATAAACTTATAGAACAATGTTGCATTGATGATTATTTGAAAGAAGAAAATGGAAAATACCCAGAATGGAATGTGCAAGAGCAAGGAATGGATTGGCCACTAGAAATCAAAAATGAACACGCAACATTGCAACAAAACGCACAAAATAGAGAAAAGAAAGTGAATAGAAAAGAGGTTAAAAGATAA
- a CDS encoding GspE/PulE family protein, whose protein sequence is MIQGLNVDSALSLSILQMQYFGVVIVKIEDSKLSIVTTEKSENLDSFKALHKDKTLEINTINEDSFNSLIEYLQVEEQINKYKSSMLQEINDEITQDGTSSAMNLLTLILQESIYKNASDIHFEKDMNNMRIRLRVDGILIDRFLFEEVCFAPLSLCLKLIANLEITENSVAQDGRFSFNLKRKNGENNEFDFRVSTLPLIDGESIVLRILDKNKTILTLDNLGFCESQLQKLEYLYNLPYGLVLVTGPTGSGKSTTLYGMLNIIKNKNLKIITIEDPVEYRLQEISQVAINHKVSFSNVLRNVLRQDPDVIMIGEVRDKETLKIAIQAAFTGHLVFATLHTNDSLDAISRILELGLEPYFISQALSGIISQRLIRKLCTCKEKTDIGFIKKACQKCSFTGYKDREVIAEILLNDESLSDFINGKITKSELLEIIEAKHENFSLTSQAMLKVKSGITDIDEVYRVVK, encoded by the coding sequence TTGATACAAGGTCTAAATGTAGATTCTGCACTTAGTTTGAGTATTTTGCAAATGCAGTATTTTGGTGTTGTGATTGTAAAAATAGAAGACTCCAAACTAAGCATAGTAACCACAGAAAAAAGCGAGAATCTAGATTCTTTTAAAGCATTACATAAAGATAAAACTTTAGAGATAAATACAATAAATGAAGATAGTTTTAATAGCTTAATAGAATATCTACAAGTAGAAGAGCAAATAAACAAATATAAATCTTCCATGCTACAAGAAATAAATGATGAAATCACACAAGATGGCACTTCTAGTGCTATGAATCTCTTAACACTTATCTTGCAAGAATCTATCTATAAAAATGCAAGTGATATACACTTTGAAAAAGATATGAATAACATGCGTATAAGGCTTAGAGTAGATGGAATCTTAATTGATAGATTTTTGTTTGAAGAAGTTTGTTTTGCACCACTTTCTTTATGTTTGAAGCTAATTGCAAACCTTGAAATAACTGAAAATAGCGTAGCACAAGATGGGAGATTCTCCTTTAATCTTAAAAGAAAAAATGGAGAAAATAATGAGTTTGACTTTAGAGTCTCAACTTTACCTCTAATAGATGGCGAATCAATAGTTCTTAGAATCTTGGACAAAAATAAGACAATATTAACGCTAGATAATCTTGGGTTTTGTGAATCTCAACTGCAAAAATTGGAGTATCTATATAACTTGCCATATGGGCTAGTTTTAGTTACAGGTCCTACAGGAAGTGGGAAAAGCACGACTTTATATGGAATGCTAAATATAATAAAAAATAAGAATCTAAAAATAATCACAATAGAAGATCCAGTAGAATATAGACTGCAAGAAATATCTCAAGTTGCCATAAATCATAAAGTAAGCTTTAGCAATGTGTTAAGGAATGTATTAAGACAAGATCCAGATGTGATAATGATAGGTGAAGTAAGAGATAAAGAAACGCTAAAAATAGCTATACAAGCAGCATTTACAGGGCATTTAGTATTTGCTACTCTTCATACAAATGATTCTTTAGATGCTATTTCTAGGATATTAGAGCTTGGTTTAGAGCCTTATTTTATATCACAGGCATTAAGTGGGATAATCTCTCAAAGGCTAATTAGAAAACTATGTACTTGCAAAGAAAAGACAGATATAGGATTTATAAAAAAAGCATGTCAAAAGTGTAGTTTTACCGGGTATAAAGATAGAGAAGTAATCGCTGAAATATTATTAAACGATGAATCTTTAAGTGATTTTATAAATGGGAAAATAACAAAAAGTGAGCTATTAGAAATAATAGAGGCAAAACATGAGAACTTCTCTCTAACAAGCCAAGCAATGCTGAAAGTAAAGAGTGGTATAACTGATATTGATGAGGTTTATAGGGTTGTTAAATGA
- a CDS encoding type II secretion system F family protein, producing MIFYITYKKDGKLKSKKIKCDSFEALDITLSKEQIKPIKIETKESIFNRFIKLKPSTKEMINMFYHIKLGLKAKLPFNKILSDTLDGTKNKKLQLQIQRILLGLNAGKSLHMCFVEAKFSDFICSMIDIGEKSGNLLSSLEFIILDLKNKAKNTKLLKKAISYPAFVCVVMACVFLAITIFVLPQFESLFLSIKGDLPFASVSLLFMRFLVLEYGILIAVIFIIIYIIIKIFYQKSCFVRERLSYLSLKLPYFGAVFYYYESVKFFLSFYWTYKSKVKLEAALSISIQSLNNEYLKSKLNSVYISVNKGFSLQESLLKLNIWDSLTKQLLKSSKDEDGFIESIELILELHKDELESKAESLLSIIEPFMIFVLGLLVLWLALGVFLPLWELPSQIQI from the coding sequence ATGATTTTTTATATCACCTATAAAAAAGATGGTAAGTTAAAATCCAAAAAAATAAAATGTGATAGTTTTGAAGCACTAGATATAACATTAAGTAAAGAGCAAATAAAGCCAATAAAAATAGAAACAAAAGAGAGTATATTTAATAGATTTATAAAACTAAAACCAAGCACAAAAGAAATGATAAATATGTTCTATCATATAAAGCTTGGATTAAAGGCAAAATTACCATTCAATAAAATACTAAGCGATACGCTAGATGGGACAAAAAATAAAAAATTACAATTACAAATACAAAGAATCTTGCTTGGACTAAATGCTGGAAAATCGTTGCATATGTGTTTTGTTGAGGCAAAATTTAGTGATTTTATATGTTCTATGATAGATATAGGTGAGAAATCTGGGAATTTACTATCTTCTTTGGAATTTATAATTTTGGATTTAAAAAACAAAGCAAAAAATACAAAGCTTTTAAAAAAGGCTATTTCCTATCCTGCATTTGTTTGTGTTGTTATGGCATGTGTGTTTTTGGCTATTACTATTTTTGTTTTGCCACAATTTGAATCCTTGTTTTTGAGTATTAAAGGAGATTTGCCTTTTGCTAGTGTCAGCTTATTATTTATGAGATTCTTGGTTTTAGAATATGGAATCCTTATTGCAGTAATTTTTATTATTATTTATATAATAATAAAAATATTTTATCAAAAGTCATGTTTTGTAAGAGAAAGATTGTCTTATTTGTCTTTAAAACTACCATATTTTGGAGCGGTATTTTATTATTATGAAAGTGTGAAATTTTTCCTTAGCTTTTATTGGACTTATAAGAGTAAAGTGAAACTAGAGGCTGCATTAAGCATATCTATACAATCTCTAAATAATGAATATTTAAAATCAAAGTTAAATAGTGTGTATATAAGTGTAAATAAGGGGTTTAGTCTCCAAGAATCTTTGCTTAAATTAAATATATGGGATAGCCTAACAAAGCAACTTCTAAAAAGCAGTAAAGATGAAGATGGGTTTATAGAGAGTATAGAGCTTATTTTGGAATTGCACAAAGATGAGTTAGAAAGCAAGGCAGAATCTTTACTTAGCATAATAGAGCCATTTATGATTTTTGTCTTAGGATTATTGGTTTTGTGGTTGGCACTTGGCGTATTTTTGCCACTTTGGGAGTTACCTAGTCAGATACAAATATAG
- a CDS encoding ArsR/SmtB family transcription factor: protein MQTRDEILEKVANNLPKEELLYELAELFKIFGDSSRIRILSLLSKEKLCVSEISKILNLSNSAISHQLRILRQARLVRYQKHGKEVYYELDDDHIEKIFEQGLEHIQEV, encoded by the coding sequence ATGCAAACAAGAGATGAAATTTTAGAAAAAGTAGCAAATAATCTACCAAAGGAAGAATTGTTATACGAGTTAGCAGAGCTTTTTAAAATATTTGGTGATTCTTCTAGGATAAGAATCCTATCGTTATTAAGCAAAGAGAAGTTATGCGTAAGTGAAATTTCAAAAATATTAAATTTGTCTAATTCTGCAATATCTCATCAATTAAGAATCTTACGTCAAGCAAGGCTTGTTAGATACCAAAAACATGGCAAAGAAGTCTATTATGAACTTGACGATGATCATATAGAAAAGATATTTGAGCAGGGATTAGAGCATATTCAAGAGGTGTAA